A section of the Sedimentisphaera cyanobacteriorum genome encodes:
- the ruvA gene encoding Holliday junction branch migration protein RuvA has product MIARISGNLLEVSEDSALVEVGDIAYQVLLPGYCISTLSGQTGSRVTLYTSQYFEGTPGGGNMIPRIIGFMSEKEKQFFNIYTSVKGMGIKKGLKSLSMPVETIACAIENGDEKIVVSLPGIGKRLAQHIIAELSGKLDYYALSQMPKDGGGASAGGFKAFQLEALEILTAWGEKRAEVTELIMLAQKKHPEISTAEELVPAVYRLKQGAEA; this is encoded by the coding sequence TTGATAGCGAGAATTAGCGGAAATCTTCTTGAAGTATCCGAGGATTCGGCTCTTGTTGAAGTGGGCGATATCGCCTATCAGGTGCTTCTTCCCGGATACTGCATCAGCACTCTCTCCGGCCAGACAGGCAGCAGGGTTACGCTTTATACAAGCCAGTATTTCGAGGGCACTCCCGGCGGCGGGAATATGATACCCCGAATAATCGGCTTTATGAGCGAGAAGGAAAAGCAGTTTTTCAATATATACACCAGCGTAAAAGGCATGGGGATTAAGAAAGGGCTCAAATCACTTTCTATGCCCGTTGAAACGATTGCCTGCGCTATTGAAAACGGCGATGAAAAGATCGTGGTTTCTCTGCCCGGGATAGGCAAGAGGCTCGCCCAGCACATCATAGCCGAGCTCTCTGGCAAGCTCGATTATTACGCCCTTTCGCAAATGCCTAAGGATGGAGGCGGGGCATCCGCCGGCGGCTTCAAGGCGTTTCAGCTTGAGGCACTTGAAATCCTCACAGCTTGGGGAGAGAAAAGAGCGGAGGTTACAGAGCTTATTATGCTCGCCCAGAAAAAACACCCCGAAATCTCAACTGCCGAAGAGCTTGTGCCAGCTGTGTACCGCCTCAAACAGGGCGCAGAAGCTTAG
- a CDS encoding pyridoxal phosphate-dependent aminotransferase produces MRRHIVHEGASQLTYEIREIVAVAHQLQALGVDITWENIGDPIEKGESVPGWIKEIIKDLVSSDYTYGYTDTQGAIETRDFLAEQVNIRGGCQITANDIAFFNGLGDAVAKVFGFLKREARVLGPSPAYSTHSSAEAAHSGYEHLTYKLNPDNNWIPDLEDIENKVKYNDSIAGILLINPDNPTGAVYSRELLEEIVAIAKKNKIFVVCDEIYAHIVYNGAETVHLSEVIGNIPGIALRGISKEFPWPGSRCGWIEVFNQDKYPEFKSYISSLINAKRLEVCSTSLPQYAIPRVIGDPRYIDHLTRRKKMFEKRANEAYEFFSKVKGVKVNRPQGAFYMSVLFEDGALNCSQKLEIKDPEVRKFVENKVQNVPPDKRFVYYMLGAAGVCVVPLTGFCCGMMGFRVTLLESDDQKRLWTWKTIAENIEKYLAS; encoded by the coding sequence TTGAGAAGACATATAGTTCACGAAGGCGCAAGCCAGCTCACTTACGAGATCAGGGAGATAGTGGCAGTAGCCCATCAGCTTCAGGCTCTCGGCGTGGACATTACATGGGAGAATATCGGCGATCCGATTGAGAAGGGCGAGTCTGTGCCCGGGTGGATAAAAGAGATTATCAAGGATCTTGTAAGCAGCGACTACACCTACGGCTACACAGACACCCAAGGGGCAATCGAAACTCGTGATTTTCTCGCAGAGCAGGTTAATATCCGCGGGGGCTGTCAGATTACTGCAAATGATATAGCATTCTTCAACGGGCTTGGCGATGCGGTAGCGAAGGTTTTCGGCTTCCTCAAGAGAGAAGCACGGGTTCTCGGCCCTTCGCCTGCATACTCCACGCACTCCTCAGCAGAGGCTGCGCATTCGGGCTATGAACACCTTACCTACAAGCTCAATCCAGACAACAACTGGATCCCCGACCTTGAAGACATTGAGAATAAGGTGAAATACAACGACTCAATCGCAGGCATCCTCCTGATAAATCCGGACAACCCCACAGGGGCTGTATATTCCCGAGAGCTGCTTGAGGAAATTGTGGCAATCGCAAAGAAGAACAAAATCTTTGTTGTCTGCGATGAGATATACGCCCATATAGTTTACAACGGCGCCGAAACGGTGCATCTAAGCGAGGTTATCGGTAACATCCCGGGTATAGCTCTGCGCGGAATCTCCAAAGAGTTCCCTTGGCCTGGCTCACGCTGCGGCTGGATTGAGGTGTTCAATCAGGATAAGTACCCCGAGTTTAAGAGTTATATCTCCAGCCTCATAAACGCAAAACGCCTTGAGGTGTGCTCAACGAGCCTGCCTCAGTATGCGATTCCGAGGGTAATCGGAGACCCGAGATACATAGACCACCTAACAAGACGCAAGAAGATGTTTGAGAAAAGGGCAAACGAGGCATACGAATTCTTCAGCAAGGTGAAAGGCGTTAAAGTGAATCGTCCTCAGGGGGCGTTTTATATGTCTGTGCTGTTTGAAGACGGCGCTCTGAACTGCTCGCAGAAGCTGGAAATTAAAGACCCCGAAGTGCGGAAGTTCGTTGAGAATAAGGTGCAGAATGTTCCGCCGGACAAACGCTTCGTTTATTATATGCTAGGTGCGGCAGGTGTGTGCGTTGTACCGCTTACCGGATTCTGCTGCGGAATGATGGGCTTCAGGGTAACGCTTCTGGAATCCGATGACCAAAAGCGTCTGTGGACATGGAAAACGATAGCCGAGAATATCGAAAAGTATCTTGCAAGCTGA
- a CDS encoding restriction endonuclease gives MNYDELEIKQPKQSEDYEQCSDFVTRTIEKIIQEAVDKRKNQIIINTNLKLGLPMENINKIGGPIVEAWAFETFYNISEDNGNKYNLINVEAQQRLHMADVVLQFKKERASETGVTSEVDVKATSEDFQSSGRAPNITSFARIRSAFVQDPDYMFIILSLKYKVYSKRNPKTGLIDGIMEIVSHNAYDLKYLSDSDICFNPSLGTGQIQVRDIHYVKIKKRTTWELCKLLDRKYIDSQKGFDQWLKLAKKNGWVKIDE, from the coding sequence ATGAATTATGATGAACTTGAAATCAAGCAGCCAAAACAAAGCGAGGATTACGAGCAATGTTCAGACTTTGTTACACGTACTATTGAGAAGATAATTCAGGAGGCAGTTGATAAGCGGAAAAATCAAATTATTATAAATACCAATCTTAAACTTGGCTTGCCAATGGAAAACATTAATAAAATTGGCGGGCCGATAGTTGAAGCTTGGGCGTTCGAAACCTTCTACAATATTTCAGAAGACAATGGTAATAAGTACAATTTGATTAACGTTGAAGCTCAGCAAAGGCTTCACATGGCAGATGTTGTTCTGCAATTCAAGAAAGAACGTGCATCTGAGACAGGCGTTACTTCAGAAGTTGATGTGAAAGCCACTTCGGAAGATTTTCAAAGCAGCGGAAGAGCACCAAATATAACATCTTTTGCAAGGATAAGATCGGCCTTTGTTCAAGACCCTGATTATATGTTCATAATCCTTTCTTTAAAGTATAAAGTTTATTCTAAGAGAAATCCCAAAACCGGCCTTATTGATGGTATAATGGAAATCGTGTCGCATAATGCCTACGACTTGAAGTACTTGTCAGATTCAGATATATGCTTTAATCCTTCATTAGGGACTGGACAAATTCAAGTCCGTGATATACATTATGTTAAGATAAAAAAAAGAACGACATGGGAATTATGCAAATTGCTCGACCGAAAATATATAGATTCCCAAAAAGGTTTTGACCAATGGCTGAAACTCGCAAAGAAAAATGGATGGGTTAAAATAGATGAGTAA
- the truA gene encoding tRNA pseudouridine(38-40) synthase TruA → MDKNIKMTVAYDGSAYHGWAKQRDTVSVQQTLEEALAALFEKKVNVCGASRTDAGVHALGQTANMVVDTPIPLENIKRAVNNILPADICITDIEEVPLDFDPIGSPVKKHYRYTIYTGTGKPVFSWRTLWHYPRPLDTAKMAEAGKLMEGTKDYKSFASAKDYRTDSIRTIFQCSVKAEGEFVIIDVVGRRFMYNMVRNMVGTLVEVGRGRWKPEKIQEIFAARDRRAAGQLAPPNGLCLMKIYY, encoded by the coding sequence TTGGATAAGAACATAAAAATGACCGTTGCCTACGACGGCAGCGCATATCACGGCTGGGCAAAGCAGAGGGATACTGTGAGCGTGCAGCAGACCCTCGAAGAGGCTCTGGCAGCATTGTTTGAGAAGAAGGTAAACGTTTGCGGTGCAAGCAGAACCGATGCCGGCGTGCACGCACTCGGGCAAACAGCAAATATGGTTGTCGATACGCCGATACCGCTGGAGAATATCAAAAGGGCAGTAAACAATATCCTGCCCGCTGATATCTGCATCACGGATATTGAAGAAGTGCCTCTGGATTTCGACCCCATCGGCTCGCCTGTGAAAAAGCATTACCGATATACGATCTATACCGGCACCGGCAAACCCGTTTTCAGCTGGCGAACCCTCTGGCATTACCCCCGCCCCCTCGATACAGCAAAAATGGCCGAGGCTGGAAAGCTAATGGAAGGCACAAAGGATTATAAGTCTTTCGCTTCGGCAAAAGATTACAGGACAGACAGCATCAGAACGATTTTCCAGTGCAGCGTAAAGGCGGAAGGGGAGTTTGTGATTATCGATGTGGTGGGCAGGAGGTTTATGTATAATATGGTGCGGAATATGGTGGGAACTCTCGTGGAGGTGGGCAGAGGAAGATGGAAGCCCGAGAAGATACAAGAGATTTTCGCCGCCAGAGACCGCAGAGCCGCAGGACAGCTCGCCCCCCCAAACGGCCTCTGCCTGATGAAGATATATTACTAA
- a CDS encoding Clp protease/crotonase-like domain-containing protein, which translates to MFRFILFTALTASLLFADTFTHSETGKVYNGFATQPDEDDKTWIVPEEGKRFEADLSEYKIEHNQKGRKNEIAVLEITYPIVSAMKTEAFEEAIAAESNKGPSAIIVEIDTPGGRVDLAKRLCSSIIKTSNCKTAAYIAGGQHGGAYSAGAAISMSCDKIYMAPGTVIGAATAIVRSRMGGASDMKNAFGEAVGEKFDSAWRNYMASIAEQSGRPAALAKAMAEQDTTVLEVSRDGKKLFIEPGRKIEGDEVKSVVVQKGSLLTLTAKKALKCNMADAICESRDYVVSELSDSKPEVAVSEKIKEAEEKLTASPGTAKLVAKNLKSKFPWLKNVRVQTSINRLTIDADYRKPAVLLRHKSAKYYISEDMTVLDYIPIDSLSVPEVSGVVLASAPSPGEPLFHEQIKASVKLTQLFRAMDKSRSRKFLKQVESIDVENYGITDSSIPQIVIKTKEELDIFWGAAPGDAEAYFEMPEKKKLAVLYTIFESHPNLKGRYENIDLRFEQ; encoded by the coding sequence ATGTTTAGATTCATCCTTTTTACTGCTCTTACAGCTTCACTGCTGTTTGCAGATACATTCACCCACAGCGAAACAGGGAAAGTTTATAACGGCTTTGCAACTCAGCCCGATGAGGATGACAAAACTTGGATTGTCCCCGAAGAGGGGAAGAGATTCGAGGCAGACCTTTCGGAATACAAAATCGAGCATAATCAGAAGGGACGCAAAAATGAAATCGCAGTTCTTGAAATCACCTATCCGATAGTTTCAGCAATGAAAACGGAGGCATTTGAAGAGGCGATTGCTGCCGAATCGAACAAAGGGCCTTCTGCGATTATTGTGGAAATAGATACTCCCGGAGGCAGAGTTGATCTGGCAAAAAGGCTTTGCTCATCGATAATCAAAACCAGCAACTGCAAAACAGCGGCATACATCGCCGGCGGGCAGCACGGCGGGGCATATTCAGCGGGAGCGGCAATCTCGATGTCCTGCGACAAGATATATATGGCCCCGGGCACGGTTATAGGAGCTGCCACAGCTATAGTGCGTTCCCGCATGGGCGGTGCTTCGGATATGAAAAATGCTTTCGGCGAGGCAGTGGGCGAGAAATTCGACTCTGCTTGGAGGAATTATATGGCGAGCATAGCTGAACAGTCCGGCAGGCCTGCTGCGCTTGCAAAAGCGATGGCCGAGCAGGATACAACCGTTCTTGAGGTGAGCAGAGACGGGAAAAAGCTTTTTATTGAGCCGGGCAGAAAGATTGAAGGCGATGAAGTGAAAAGCGTTGTTGTGCAGAAAGGCTCGCTTCTCACCCTCACCGCCAAAAAGGCTCTAAAATGCAATATGGCAGATGCAATCTGCGAATCGAGGGATTATGTGGTAAGCGAGCTGAGCGACAGCAAGCCGGAGGTTGCGGTTTCCGAGAAGATAAAAGAGGCCGAAGAAAAGCTTACTGCGAGCCCGGGAACCGCAAAGCTCGTTGCGAAGAACCTCAAGTCTAAGTTTCCCTGGCTGAAAAATGTTCGGGTTCAGACCTCGATAAACCGGCTCACAATAGATGCGGACTACCGAAAGCCCGCTGTGCTTTTAAGGCACAAATCCGCTAAATACTATATCTCTGAGGATATGACGGTGCTGGATTATATCCCTATTGACAGCTTGAGCGTGCCGGAGGTTTCGGGTGTGGTGCTTGCATCTGCGCCTTCGCCGGGCGAGCCGCTTTTTCACGAGCAGATCAAGGCTTCTGTTAAGCTAACCCAGCTGTTCAGGGCGATGGACAAATCCAGATCACGCAAATTCCTGAAGCAGGTTGAAAGCATAGACGTTGAGAACTACGGGATCACAGATTCCTCAATCCCCCAAATCGTGATCAAAACAAAGGAAGAACTGGATATCTTCTGGGGAGCTGCGCCGGGAGATGCCGAGGCGTATTTCGAGATGCCCGAGAAGAAAAAACTCGCTGTGCTATATACAATCTTTGAATCTCATCCAAACCTAAAAGGCAGATACGAGAATATAGACCTGCGTTTTGAACAGTAG